A genome region from Lytechinus pictus isolate F3 Inbred chromosome 14, Lp3.0, whole genome shotgun sequence includes the following:
- the LOC135153078 gene encoding E3 ubiquitin/ISG15 ligase TRIM25-like, with protein MAEKCESEKASSSSPNLICPLCLDIFVEATILTSCGHTFCRRCLKKYDLTHQDLDHMVCPLCREITKLSANRVDDLRLNVPINGCVDDYYAKCGGMNAVLEMRQKCSGCKLQGDAVSFCRTCNNYICDKCLHCHQYLSVFEDHEIVSMDDVIEGKVSIGHFFEKCSIHKPENRDMFCGDCKVHVCHKCVLVGHKAHEIKNQVDFEQELRRKVEDLAQRCADKKTELEKNIQNIEIQRHEVHTAVQTLLDDVRQAYTIKAKELEENLRNLTVQINALKHSFDDDLNVLKSKDRQIIKSICSSITLVDNDRLGHLETDTLSAHILLCEELDAMLKEATDHTSASTISKKAKGKRFKPADDTRLDLGSISDYTNHSSTAAIKKKSQEKRFKPADDTRLDLGSIAGSDPKIEVIQCVDLRSDMWGMTRYSHDSVGIAYGWNAQGIDIIDSNGGKQQYSNIPNDGKYNDIVYQQDGSLCVSIYDTNEAYMYSPLGSKKATIHVRDGPNDFRLNRSQSDEIIITNYTRQVYIYDPTGSTLKHTVQTKHKADQASTTRTGLIVTSSCNANPSVVTVYDRDGNACESLQAPEDVDLYAAVDEQDRVYVASVDFEDRKVVIRLYDLDGLNLKERVEFNTLNMGLGYWCYLVSLSPDMLAFACADKLYFIKVSL; from the exons ATGGCTGAGAAGTGTGAATCAGAGAAAGCTTCAAGCTCTTCACCGAACCTGATATGTCCATTATGCCTTGATATATTTGTCGAGGCGACAATCCTGACTTCATGTGGACACACATTTTGTAGGCGATGCCTCAAGAAATACGATCTAACCCACCAGGACCTTGATCACATGGTCTGTCCTCTATGCAGGGAGATCACCAAGTTGTCCGCCAATCGTGTTGATGATCTCCGCCTCAATGTCCCCATCAACGGATGCGTAGACGATTACTACGCCAAGTGTGGTGGGATGAATGCCGTCCTCGAGATGCGACAAAAATGTTCTGGTTGCAAGCTTCAAGGAGATGCTGTCTCATTCTGCAGAACATGTAATAACTACATATGTGATAAATGTTTGCATTGTCATCAATATCTGTCAGTCTTTGAAGATCATGAGATTGTATCCATGGATGATGTCATCGAAGGGAAGGTCAGCATTGGTCATTTTTTCGAGAAGTGCTCCATCCACAAACCAGAGAACAGGGATATGTTTTGTGGGGATTGTAAGGTCCACGTCTGTCACAAGTGTGTACTTGTTGGtcataaagctcatgaaattaAGAACCAGGTTGACTTTGAACAAGAGTTGCGACGGaag GTGGAAGACCTTGCCCAACGATGTGCTGACAAGAAAACAGAGCTGGAAAAGAACATtcaaaacatagaaatacaacGTCATGAGGTACACACTGCAGTGCAGACACTACTAGATGATGTCAGGCAGGCTTACACCATCAAGGCCAAGGAGCTGGAAGAAAATCTTCGAAATCTCACCGTCCAAATCAATGCTTTAAAGCATAGTTTTGATGACGACCTCAACGTCTTGAAGTCAAAAGATCGTCAGATAATCAAGAGTATTTGTAGTTCAATTACTTTGGTAGATAATGACAGACTGGGTCATCTTGAGACAGACACTCTATCTGCTCATATCTTGCTCTGTGAGGAACTAGATGCCATGCTGAAGGAGGCTACCGATCACACTTCTGCGTCAACAATTTCAAAGAAAGCAAAGGGGAAGAGGTTCAAACCAGCAGATGATACTCGTCTTGACCTCGGGAGCATCTCAGATTATACTAATCATTCTTCTACGGCAGCCATAAAGAAGAAATCACAGGAGAAGAGGTTCAAACCAGCAGATGATACTCGTCTTGACCTCGGGAGCATCGCAGGATCAGATCCCAAGATAGAAGTCATTCAGTGTGTTGATCTACGGTCAGATATGTGGGGAATGACACGGTACTCACACGACAGTGTGGGTATCGCATATGGGTGGAATGCACAAGGTATTGATATCATTGATTCAAATGGTGGTAAGCAGCAGTATAGTAACATACCCAATGACGGGAAATATAATGATATTGTCTATCAACAAGACGGATCTTTATGCGTATCGATTTACGATACTAATGAAGCGTACATGTATTCCCCCCTTGGCTCCAAGAAAGCAACAATCCACGTGAGAGACGGTCCTAATGATTTCAGACTTAACAGAAGTCAATCAgatgaaatcatcattactaactaTACAAGACAAGTCTATATCTATGATCCGACAGGATCCACTCTTAAACACACTGTTCAAACAAAGCACAAGGCGGATCAGGCATCTACTACCAGGACGGGTTTGATCGTCACGAGTTCATGTAATGCAAATCCAAGCGTGGTGACGGTCTATGACAGGGATGGGAATGCTTGTGAGTCTCTACAAGCTCCAGAGGATGTCGACCTGTATGCTGCCGTGGATGAGCAGGACAGGGTGTATGTAGCGAGTGTTGATTTTGAGGATAGGAAGGTGGTGATCAGGCTCTATGATCTTGATGGTCTAAACCTGAAGGAAAGAGTTGAGTTCAATACACTTAATATGGGATTAGGTTATTGGTGTTATTTGGTCTCCCTTTCCCCAGACATGCTCGCCTTTGCTTGTGCTGATAAGTTATATTTCATCAAGGTATCACTGTAA
- the LOC129275619 gene encoding E3 ubiquitin-protein ligase Trim36-like, giving the protein MAEKRESEKASSSSPNLICPLCLDIFVEATILTSCGHTFCRRCLKKYDLTHQDLDHMVCPLCREITKLSAYRVDDLRLNVSINGCVDDYHAKRGGMNAVLEMCQKCTACKSQKDAVSLCRTCTLYMCDKCLHSHQQLVVVFGDHEIVSMDDVIEGKVSIGHLFEKCSIHKLENKDMYCEDCKVQVCHKCVLVGHKAHEIKNQVDFEQELRRKVEDLAQRCADKKTELEKNIQNIEIQRHEVHTAVQTLLDDVKQAYTIKAKELEENVRNLTEQINAIKRSFDDDLNVLKSRDRQRIKSICSSITLVDNAILGHLETDTLSAHILLCEELDAMLKEATDQTSASAITKKAKGKRFKPADDTRLDLGSISEYTDHSSTAAIKKKSQEKRFKPADDTRLDLGSISGSDPKIEVIQCVNLRSYMSGMTRYSHDSVGTVYGWYARGIDIIDSNGGKQQYSNIPNDVKYNDLVYQQDGSLCVSLSHTKEAYIYSPLGSRKATIQVGDNTNNLRLNRSPSDEIIITNYGNQVYIYDPTGSTLKHAVQTNHKADQASTTRTGLIVTSSCWDDPRVVTVYDRDGNAGESLQAPGGVFMYAAVDEQDRVYVASVDRWNSKVVIRLYDLDGLNLKERVEFKALDMALGWWWCYLVSLSPDMLAFACGNNLYFIKVSL; this is encoded by the exons ATGGCTGAGAAGCGGGAATCAGAGAAAGCTTCAAGCTCTTCACCGAACCTGATATGTCCGCTATGCCTTGATATATTTGTCGAGGCGACAATCTTAACTTCATGTGGACACACTTTTTGTAGGCGATGCCTCAAGAAATACGATCTTACCCACCAGGACCTTGATCACATGGTCTGTCCTCTCTGCAGGGAGATCACCAAGTTGTCTGCCTACCGTGTCGATGATCTCCGCCTCAATGTCTCCATCAACGGATGCGTAGACGATTACCACGCCAAGCGTGGAGGGATGAATGCTGTCCTTGAGATGTGCCAGAAATGTACCGCTTGCAAGTCTCAGAAAGACGCCGTGTCATTATGCAGAACATGTACTTTATACATGTGTGATAAGTGCCTGCATTCTCATCAACAGCTTGTAGTAGTCTTTGGAGATCATGAGATTGTCTCCATGGATGATGTCATCGAAGGGAAGGTCAGCATTGGTCATTTATTCGAGAAGTGTTCCATCCACAAACTTGAGAACAAGGATATGTATTGTGAGGATTGTAAGGTCCAAGTCTGTCACAAGTGTGTACTTGTTGGtcataaagctcatgaaatcaAGAACCAGGTTGACTTTGAACAAGAGTTGCGACGGaag GTGGAAGACCTTGCCCAACGCTGTGCTGACAAGAAAACAGAGCTGGAAAAGAACATTCAGAACATAGAAATACAACGTCATGAGGTACACACTGCAGTGCAGACACTACTAGATGATGTCAAGCAAGCCTACACCATCAAGGCCAAAGAGCTGGAAGAAAATGTTCGAAATCTCACGGAGCAAATCAATGCTATAAAGCGAAGTTTTGATGACGACCTCAACGTCTTGAAGTCAAGAGATCGTCAGAGGATCAAGAGTATTTGTAGTTCAATTACTTTGGTAGATAATGCTATACTGGGTCATCTTGAGACAGACACTCTATCTGCTCATATCTTGCTCTGTGAGGAACTAGATGCCATGCTGAAGGAGGCTACCGATCAAACTTCTGCGTCAGCAATTACGAAGAAAGCAAAGGGGAAGAGATTCAAGCCAGCAGATGATACTCGTCTTGACCTCGGGAGCATCTCAGAATATACTGATCATTCTTCTACGGCAGCCATAAAGAAGAAATCACAGGAGAAGAGGTTCAAGCCAGCAGATGATACTCGTCTTGACCTCGGGAGCATCTCAGGATCAGACCCCAAGATAGAAGTCATTCAGTGTGTAAATCTACGGTCATATATGTCCGGAATGACACGGTACTCACACGACAGTGTGGGTACCGTATATGGGTGGTATGCACGAGGTATTGATATCATTGATTCAAATGGTGGTAAGCAGCAGTATAGTAACATACCCAATGACGTGAAATATAATGATCTTGTCTATCAACAAGATGGATCTTTATGCGTATCGCTATCCCATACTAAAGAAGCCTATATATACTCCCCCCTTGGCTCCAGGAAGGCAACAATCCAGGTGGGAGACAATACTAATAATCTCAGACTTAACAGAAGTCCATCAgatgaaatcatcattactaactaTGGAAACCAAGTATATATCTATGACCCGACAGGATCCACTCTTAAACACGCTGTTCAAACAAATCACAAGGCGGATCAGGCATCTACCACCAGGACGGGTTTGATCGTCACGAGTTCATGTTGGGACGATCCACGCGTGGTGACGGTCTATGACAGGGATGGGAATGCTGGTGAGTCTCTACAAGCTCCAGGGGGTGTCTTCATGTATGCTGCCGTGGATGAGCAGGACAGGGTGTATGTAGCGAGTGTTGATAGGTGGAATAGTAAGGTGGTGATCAGACTCTATGATCTTGATGGTCTGAACTTGAAGGAAAGAGTTGAGTTCAAAGCACTAGATATGGCATTGGGTTGGTGGTGGTGTTACTTGGTTTCCCTCTCCCCAGACATGCTCGCCTTTGCTTGTGGTAATAACTTATATTTCATCAAGGTATCACTGTAA
- the LOC129282974 gene encoding uncharacterized protein LOC129282974: MNFHNRIRNDFGKDCLYRIRHLERTGQKIARYRNHLRFSLHCKHNRVTPVSLQLSSAVKGGKADNILRKAERALLNVRVGQIVGKINFLNSEKERLNAAISNELPCDVISEVKTRVERSQVKEHEASKTRQQNKFARLLEKKNAENSRNFNTNIASDCIGKWVKNCSDRLLRDSELSVLVKGLNFSVAPTEVPVVDIITSTETACRKLNERSATELRSKVVGLLSRPRKLEPNLNKEETEALNDLKKDKNIRVLPADKGRTVVILNTCDYNSKCESLLNDTNTYKKLGSKDPTSKYKKELVSALQEIERDGGINRDEYRRLYPTTDTPPKFYGLPKIHKPNIPLRPIVSSIGSITYNCAKHLAYILSPLVGQTCHHVTDSQSFAECIKNARVEEDEELRSYDVTALFTSVPIDKALKIIQSKLQSVNTWKDRTRLSVDHIVKLLDVCLRCTYFVHNGIYYQQIHGAAMGSPISPIVCNLYMEHFEQLALESAPHPPIWWFRYVDDTHTKLKKEFSQEFTDHLNLIDPDIQFTTEGEEGRSLAFLDTLTVIQPDGNLDIKVYRKPTHTDQYLNFSSNHPLEHKLGVIKTLFHRAEAVITDPVTVSEEKAHVKQALSKCGYPSWVFNKIDNSAKGKSPPRKDNPKPPKGQIVLPYVKGLSEALRRNFSQFGIRVCYKPTRTLRQYLVAPKDKTEKKDITGPIYLIPCQGQTTKGLCQESYIGETERSLRTRFLEHRRPSSTSSEVSQHIHIESPGHCVDINKVQVLDREPRYFERGVKEAIYIRAFRPSLNRDGGRYKLPNVYDPIIDHYVTKVKSGHIADEGCS; this comes from the coding sequence atgaactttcatAATCGTATTCGTAATGATTTTGGCAAGGATTGCTTGTATCGAATTAGACATTTGGAAAGAACTGGGCAGAAGATCGCTCGTTATCGCAACCACCTTCGGTTCAGCTTGCATTGTAAACACAACAGGGTCACACCTGTGAGTCTACAACTGTCGAGCGCTGTCAAGGGGGGTAAAGCGGATAACATCTTACGCAAAGCAGAGAGAGCTTTATTAAATGTACGTGTTGGACAAATAGTTGGAAAGATCAACTTTCTCAACAGTGAAAAGGAACGTTTGAATGCCGCCATTTCGAATGAATTGCCGTGTGACGTCATATCGGAAGTGAAAACGCGAGTGGAGAGGTCACAGGTCAAAGAACACGAGGCTTCCAAAACACGACAGCAAAACAAATTCGCTCGGTTGTTGGAGAAGAAAAACGCGGAAAATTCTCGGAATTTTAACACAAACATCGCGTCAGATTGCATCGGTAAATGGGTGAAAAACTGCTCTGATCGTCTGTTGAGAGATTCTGAATTGTCGGTGTTAGTGAAAGGGCTTAATTTCTCCGTAGCGCCTACAGAGGTTCCCGTTGTTGACATCATCACTAGTACGGAAACCGCATGCCGTAAGTTGAACGAACGCAGTGCTACTGAGTTGAGATCTAAAGTCGTTGGATTACTGAGCCGACCGAGAAAACTCGAGCCCAATCTCAACAAAGAAGAAACTGAGGCTTTGAACGATTTGAAGAAAGATAAGAACATCAGAGTTTTACCAGCAGACAAAGGTAGGACTGTGGTTATTCTGAACACTTGTGATTATAATAGCAAATGTGAATCTCTTTTGAATGATACCAACACTTACAAGAAACTTGGTTCGAAGGATCCTACAAGCAAGTATAAGAAGGAACTTGTTAGTGCTCTacaagaaatagagagagacgGTGGTATCAACAGAGACGAATATCGCAGGTTATACCCAACTACAGATACCCCTCCTAAGTTTTATGGTCTCCCTAAAATCCATAAACCGAACATTCCACTTCGACCGATTGTAAGTAGTATTGGATCAATTACTTATAACTGTGCCAAGCATCTTGCCTACATTTTGTCACCTTTAGTTGGTCAGACTTGTCACCATGTAACTGATTCTCAATCTTTTGCTGAATGTATTAAGAATGCGCGTGTTGAGGAAGACGAGGAACTGAGATCATATGACGTGACAGCTCTTTTCACTTCAGTTCCTATTGACAAGGCCCTGAAGATTATCCAATCCAAACTTCAGAGCGTGAACACTTGGAAAGATAGGACTCGCCTATCAGTGGACCACATTGTGAAACTGTTGGATGTTTGCCTGCGATGTACTTATTTTGTTCACAATGGCATATATTATCAGCAGATCCATGGAGCAGCGATGGGATCGCCAATTTCCCCCATTGTTTGTAATCTGTACATGgaacattttgaacaattaGCTCTTGAGTCAGCACCTCATCCTCCAATATGGTGGTTTCGATATGTTGATGATACACACACTAAACTCAAGAAAGAATTCTCGCAGGAATTTACTGATCATCTGAACTTGATTGATCCGGACATTCAATTCACCACTGAAGGTGAGGAAGGACGGTCGCTGGCATTTCTTGACACTTTGACGGTTATTCAACCAGACGGCAACTTGGATATCAAAGTTTACCGTAAACCTACGCACACCGACCAATACCTGAACTTTTCCTCTAATCACCCACTTGAACATAAGCTTGGTGTGATCAAGACTCTTTTCCATCGAGCGGAAGCGGTTATCACAGACCCAGTCACCGTTTCTGAGGAAAAAGCACACGTTAAACAGGCTCTCTCCAAGTGCGGCTATCCTAGTTGGGTCTTCAACAAGATCGATAACTCAGCTAAAGGAAAGTCTCCGCCTAGAAAGGACAACCCCAAGCCACCCAAAGGACAGATTGTACTTCCGTACGTTAAAGGATTATCGGAAGCCCTTCGTAGGAATTTCAGTCAATTTGGCATTAGGGTGTGTTACAAACCAACAAGGACCCTTAGACAGTACTTGGTTGCGCCGAAAGATAAGACAGAGAAGAAGGATATCACCGGTCCTATTTATTTGATTCCTTGTCAAGGACAGACGACTAAGGGTCTATGTCAGGAATCTTATATAGGAGAAACAGAACGTTCCCTTAGGACAAGATTCCTTGAACACCGACGCCCTAGCTCCACTTCCTCCGAGGTATCTCAGCACATCCACATCGAATCCCCTGGCCATTGTGTTGACATCAACAAAGTACAAGTGCTGGACAGGGAGCCGCGGTACTTCGAGAGAGGTGTGAAAGAGGCCATCTACATCCGGGCGTTCAGACCTTCTCTCAACAGAGACGGGGGGCGATACAAGCTTCCGAATGTCTACGACCCGATCATCGATCATTACGTCACTAAGGTCAAATCGGGTCACATCGCTGACGAAGGTTGCAGTTAG